The Bacteroidia bacterium genome includes a window with the following:
- the purQ gene encoding phosphoribosylformylglycinamidine synthase subunit PurQ codes for MKFGVVIFPGSNCDHDIIYVLRNILGLEVAELWHKDHDLQGSEFIILPGGFSYGDYLRCGAVARFSPIMENVIAYANKGGYVMGICNGFQVLCEAHLLPGVLLRNKEQKFICKNTWIAPATKNSLLTRNLDPERPLNIPIAHAEGRFFAKEDSLKEIEDNDQVVFRYCDAAGTISEKSNSNGSLNNIAGITNKGRNIFGMMPHPERAADEALGNTDGRLIFESLLNLVKQ; via the coding sequence ATGAAATTTGGTGTAGTTATTTTCCCCGGCTCCAATTGCGACCATGATATTATTTATGTGCTGCGCAATATTCTCGGACTTGAAGTAGCCGAGCTATGGCACAAAGACCATGATCTTCAGGGTTCAGAATTCATCATTCTGCCTGGCGGCTTTTCTTATGGCGATTATTTGCGGTGCGGTGCGGTAGCCCGGTTCTCTCCTATTATGGAAAATGTGATAGCGTATGCCAACAAGGGCGGCTACGTAATGGGGATATGCAATGGCTTTCAGGTGCTGTGCGAGGCACACCTGCTGCCGGGCGTGCTGCTCCGAAACAAGGAACAGAAGTTTATTTGCAAAAATACCTGGATAGCGCCTGCCACTAAAAATTCACTGCTGACTCGGAATCTGGATCCCGAAAGGCCGCTAAACATTCCTATTGCCCACGCTGAGGGCCGATTCTTCGCCAAAGAAGATTCGCTGAAGGAAATTGAAGATAACGACCAGGTGGTTTTCCGCTACTGCGATGCAGCCGGAACCATAAGCGAAAAGAGCAACAGCAATGGCTCGCTGAATAACATTGCCGGGATTACCAACAAGGGCCGGAATATATTCGGCATGATGCCCCACCCGGAACGCGCGGCTGACGAAGCACTGGGAAATACGGACGGCAGGCTGATCTTCGAATCGTTGCTGAACCTGGTGAAGCAGTAA
- a CDS encoding FAD:protein FMN transferase translates to MQSVKLFFLLLCVCFWGCQPEAKYVSIAGETMGTTYHVTYRDSLNRDLQSGVDSVLKVVNQSMSTYIPTSLISQFNQSSRGILMDQHFKTVFAKALEVAANTGGAFDPTVAPLVNAWGFGFKKQDNVDSAMIDSLMAFVGYEKVQIKGDSAIKLQPEVMLDFSAIAKGYGVDAVAAYLESNGISNFMVEIGGEVMARGRNSHGQWWTIKILRPADKADQTSAGEAVASLADQALATSGNYQQFYEKDGRRYSHTINPETGWSVEHNLLSASVIAPDCMTADAYATAFMVMGKEKALQYAERQQEVQVFLIFENEDKTLETFLSEDLKDQFDMLE, encoded by the coding sequence ATGCAAAGCGTGAAACTCTTCTTTCTTCTTCTATGTGTGTGCTTCTGGGGATGCCAGCCCGAAGCAAAGTACGTCTCCATTGCGGGGGAAACAATGGGCACTACGTATCACGTAACCTACCGCGATTCGCTCAATCGCGACCTGCAATCAGGCGTTGATTCGGTGCTGAAAGTCGTGAACCAGTCAATGTCCACCTACATTCCGACATCCCTTATCAGCCAGTTTAATCAAAGCAGCCGGGGAATTTTGATGGACCAGCATTTCAAGACCGTTTTTGCGAAAGCACTTGAAGTGGCCGCAAATACAGGAGGCGCGTTTGATCCTACCGTTGCCCCACTGGTCAATGCCTGGGGATTTGGTTTTAAGAAACAAGACAATGTGGATTCTGCCATGATTGATTCACTGATGGCCTTTGTGGGGTATGAAAAGGTCCAGATAAAAGGTGACAGCGCTATCAAACTGCAACCGGAGGTAATGCTTGATTTTAGCGCCATTGCCAAAGGTTATGGCGTAGATGCCGTTGCCGCTTATTTGGAAAGCAACGGCATCAGCAATTTTATGGTGGAAATAGGAGGCGAAGTAATGGCGAGGGGACGCAACAGCCACGGACAATGGTGGACCATCAAAATTCTGAGACCGGCAGACAAGGCCGACCAAACCTCGGCTGGCGAAGCGGTGGCCAGTTTAGCAGACCAGGCATTGGCTACTTCCGGCAATTATCAGCAGTTTTATGAGAAAGACGGCAGGCGCTATTCCCACACCATCAACCCTGAAACGGGCTGGTCTGTGGAGCACAATCTACTGAGTGCAAGTGTAATCGCACCCGACTGCATGACGGCTGATGCTTACGCAACGGCTTTCATGGTGATGGGAAAAGAAAAAGCACTGCAATACGCGGAACGGCAACAAGAAGTGCAGGTATTTTTGATTTTTGAGAATGAGGATAAAACACTGGAAACTTTTCTTTCGGAGGATTTGAAGGATCAGTTCGATATGTTGGAGTAG
- a CDS encoding membrane or secreted protein: MWVTILISAAVMALIFALIAIRIIVKKDGEFRGTCATNNPMLRARGVDCQVCHGDEEVCATTRQAKA; this comes from the coding sequence ATGTGGGTAACCATCCTGATTTCAGCCGCTGTAATGGCACTTATCTTCGCGCTCATCGCCATTCGCATCATCGTTAAGAAAGACGGTGAATTTCGCGGTACATGCGCCACTAATAACCCAATGCTTCGCGCCCGCGGAGTTGATTGCCAGGTTTGCCACGGTGACGAAGAGGTTTGCGCCACTACCCGTCAGGCAAAGGCCTAA
- the mazG gene encoding nucleoside triphosphate pyrophosphohydrolase: MNSSPHLHSTKEKLEAFQRLLQTMDELREQCPWDKKQTMETLRPLTIEETFELADSIMGGNAEEIKKELGDVLLHIVFYARIASEEGKYDIADVCHALVDKLVKRHPHIYGDVKVETEEQVKSNWEQIKQQEGQKSVLAGVPRSLPSMVKAMRLQEKAQGIGFDWPDRSGAYAKTLEEFHELEEQVQAANDPQALEEEFGDLMFSLINYARFLGINPDNALERTNRKFLDRFNYLEERATSNGEKLQEMTLEQMDAYWDEAKEKGIGKG, from the coding sequence ATGAATTCTTCACCCCATTTACATTCTACCAAAGAAAAACTTGAAGCTTTCCAGCGCCTGCTGCAAACCATGGACGAGCTGCGGGAACAGTGCCCCTGGGATAAAAAGCAGACCATGGAAACGCTCAGGCCACTCACTATTGAGGAAACTTTTGAACTGGCTGATTCCATTATGGGCGGAAACGCTGAGGAGATAAAAAAGGAGCTTGGAGACGTGCTACTGCATATTGTCTTCTATGCCCGCATTGCCTCGGAGGAAGGAAAGTATGATATAGCAGACGTTTGCCATGCTTTGGTTGACAAGCTGGTAAAACGGCATCCCCATATTTATGGTGATGTGAAAGTCGAAACGGAGGAGCAGGTGAAAAGCAACTGGGAGCAGATAAAACAGCAGGAGGGCCAGAAATCAGTGCTGGCAGGCGTGCCCCGCTCCCTCCCTTCTATGGTGAAAGCGATGCGGCTACAGGAAAAGGCGCAAGGCATCGGCTTCGACTGGCCTGACCGCAGTGGGGCGTATGCAAAAACCCTGGAGGAATTCCACGAACTGGAGGAGCAGGTACAAGCAGCCAATGACCCGCAGGCGCTGGAGGAAGAATTTGGGGACCTGATGTTCAGCCTCATCAATTACGCCCGCTTTCTCGGAATAAATCCTGACAACGCGCTGGAGCGTACCAACCGCAAGTTCCTCGACCGCTTCAACTACCTGGAAGAGCGCGCCACCAGCAATGGCGAAAAGCTACAGGAGATGACGCTGGAACAGATGGACGCCTATTGGGATGAGGCGAAGGAGAAGGGGATTGGGAAGGGCTAA
- a CDS encoding gliding motility-associated C-terminal domain-containing protein, whose product MKLLLYTALLLLPAFLYGQAHLAPTDTFAIDCLKKNTPNYYNHAFDLGIGGFAIEANTLYQIAVSDTSEVILKGTHISLNTLERNGIILSSYKIGSKEMAWHIAGWADTIKKADIKVFNGYIYAAIVFQGQIQILGQSIESSEFTTAFLKLSQEGVLLDLQPVGNLVFHDFRMTLEGPVFCGGYVRKMTLNGKEYEGTNGGSFYNNSFVASFTNDLDLRWIQIFSHNYQGVHFPGYDLNHSIRFIGSPVSGQIYFIVNLSSDSSGVYLNDTLLVDPEHNYDIRYVIGSLSISNGNINWFHIFSTLNNYEISYLWNPNRNSVTFIASNDSILSNMTGGKRWPDVYNSVKFDNNPLSIKEAPYAIVEITADNHIRQIDASSMTERINFLGILDNQNYIVAYSSLNKDTLNSPIKNYLRSQNMELDDWYLLEIDQNFRPVSIISEFQGWFWKYNHTFSDHFFEQESNGFYLNYKYGIGQNHINPDMIMIYQRSQISVNERIFIPNAFSPNNDGINDIFYWYSNGVRDEHIKIYNRNGMKLYEGTGPWDGYYKGNPVSGVLLYFYSGKNSAGEKVERKGTISIAD is encoded by the coding sequence GTGAAGCTTCTATTATATACTGCCTTGCTACTTTTGCCTGCCTTTTTATACGGCCAAGCTCACTTAGCCCCCACTGACACTTTTGCCATTGATTGTTTGAAGAAAAACACGCCTAATTATTACAACCACGCGTTTGACTTGGGAATTGGTGGCTTTGCCATTGAAGCAAATACGCTCTATCAAATTGCTGTTTCAGATACTTCAGAAGTAATCCTGAAGGGTACTCATATTTCTTTGAATACATTAGAGAGGAATGGTATCATTTTGAGCAGTTATAAAATCGGAAGCAAAGAAATGGCATGGCACATAGCAGGTTGGGCTGACACCATTAAAAAAGCAGACATAAAAGTTTTTAATGGTTATATCTATGCTGCAATTGTTTTCCAGGGTCAAATCCAAATACTCGGTCAATCCATTGAATCATCGGAATTTACAACGGCATTTTTGAAATTGTCCCAGGAGGGGGTTTTGCTGGACTTACAACCAGTCGGAAACTTAGTTTTTCATGATTTTAGAATGACATTAGAAGGCCCTGTTTTTTGTGGTGGATATGTGAGGAAAATGACACTGAATGGAAAGGAGTACGAGGGCACCAATGGAGGGAGCTTCTACAACAATAGTTTTGTTGCATCTTTCACCAATGATCTGGATTTGCGTTGGATACAAATATTTTCTCATAATTATCAAGGTGTGCATTTTCCGGGATATGATTTAAACCATTCCATACGTTTTATAGGATCGCCTGTTTCCGGCCAAATTTATTTTATCGTTAATCTGAGTTCGGACAGTAGCGGTGTGTACCTGAATGATACATTATTAGTTGATCCTGAACATAATTATGATATAAGATATGTGATTGGTTCTTTGAGTATTTCCAATGGTAACATAAATTGGTTTCACATTTTTTCAACCTTAAACAACTATGAAATTTCATATCTCTGGAATCCAAATAGGAATAGTGTAACTTTTATTGCTTCGAACGATTCGATATTATCTAATATGACTGGAGGGAAAAGATGGCCGGATGTGTATAACTCCGTTAAGTTTGATAATAATCCGCTCAGTATAAAGGAAGCTCCTTATGCAATAGTTGAAATAACTGCGGATAATCACATCAGGCAAATAGATGCCTCATCAATGACTGAGCGTATCAACTTTCTCGGAATTTTGGATAATCAAAATTATATCGTAGCCTATAGTTCCTTAAACAAGGATACTCTTAATTCTCCAATAAAAAATTACTTGCGAAGCCAAAATATGGAACTTGATGATTGGTATTTGTTAGAAATTGACCAAAATTTCAGGCCTGTAAGCATCATCTCTGAATTTCAAGGATGGTTTTGGAAATATAACCACACTTTTAGTGATCATTTTTTTGAACAGGAAAGCAATGGCTTCTATTTAAACTATAAGTATGGTATAGGCCAGAATCATATTAATCCAGATATGATTATGATTTATCAAAGATCTCAAATCAGCGTCAATGAAAGGATTTTTATACCTAATGCTTTTTCTCCAAACAACGATGGAATTAATGACATCTTTTACTGGTATTCTAACGGAGTACGGGACGAGCATATTAAAATATATAATCGGAATGGAATGAAGCTGTATGAAGGAACAGGCCCCTGGGATGGCTATTACAAGGGAAATCCGGTGTCGGGAGTGTTATTATATTTCTATAGTGGTAAAAATTCCGCTGGAGAAAAGGTGGAAAGAAAAGGTACGATTTCCATAGCCGACTAA
- a CDS encoding DUF433 domain-containing protein: MKLYKDLVKINRAKRFGRPCVRDTRITVYDVLAWLSKGMTKEDIIEDFPELTAEDINACLAYAADREHNIRVA, encoded by the coding sequence ATGAAATTATATAAAGACCTGGTAAAAATAAATCGTGCTAAGCGTTTCGGCAGACCATGTGTGAGAGACACCAGAATAACCGTTTACGATGTGCTGGCATGGCTCTCAAAAGGTATGACGAAAGAGGACATTATCGAGGATTTTCCTGAACTGACAGCAGAGGATATTAACGCTTGTCTTGCCTATGCAGCGGACAGGGAGCACAATATCAGGGTTGCTTAG